From a single Sebastes umbrosus isolate fSebUmb1 chromosome 17, fSebUmb1.pri, whole genome shotgun sequence genomic region:
- the LOC119476365 gene encoding uncharacterized protein LOC119476365 isoform X1: MILTGRSILCLPSPATVQELFSVARDASVIPDISLDPVLTTFLSLDSSAALQHQYVFLQRSMRGERRAAFGLNLTAELGNSSRVTCGGVGVVALALSLLFDQVAQQVRAQGSTEGDPSAQRSDKEIFGIGRSSRIGWIIHNYLRLVPGVANDREKMAEATERYDNWLKLELIDHYERMTTKKRMSSVSMQQWLVGAAVHLHMRIHQVRLHSVPPGSAESLRLSYKSALSRLVQGYTVYLHRNIQETPAPRKPRTRTAAGPDRTNMTCSSNHTFNDSLVGISTDNETTTPKPTADISRSCETDFGLNVSNRSVETSEVNLKTLNGTTGNEDVQGLLVIELLRNVSHNVQHHPCESPAIQQALVTRIINAQDLERNRNFFQYPEKVFQSLLRQRNDFKMRRHK; encoded by the exons ATGATCCTGACGGGTCGCTCTATCCTGTGTCTGCCGTCTCCAGCCACCGTCCAGGAGCTCTTCTCCGTGGCTCGGGACGCCAGCGTCATCCCTGACATCTCCCTGGATCCCGTCCTCACCACCTTCCTGTCGCTGGACTCCTCGGCCGCTCTGCAGCATCAGTACGTCTTCTTACAGCGGAGCATGAGGGGTGAGCGGCGGGCGGCGTTCGGCCTCAACCTGACTGCAGAGCTGGGAAACAGCAGCAGGGTCACCTGTGGAGGAGTCGGGGTCGTCGCTCTGGCTCTGTCACTGCTGTTTGACCAGGTTGCACAACAA GTCCGAGCTCAGGGATCCACAGAGGGAGACCCATCAGCTCAGAGATCCGATAAGGAGATCTTTGGCATCGGCAGGTCTTCCAGGATCGGCTGGATCATCCACAACTACCTCCGCCTGGTCCCCGGCGTCGCCAACGACCGGGAGAAGATGGCCGAGGCCACGGAGCGCTACGACAACTGGCTGAAGCTCGAGCTGATCGACCACTACGAGAGGATGACCACGAAGAAGAGGATGAGTTCGGTGTCCATGCAGCAGTGGCTGGTGGGAGCTGCGGTTCATCTGCACATGAGGATTCACCAG GTTCGTCTGCACTCTGTTCCTCCAGGATCAGCCGAGTCGCTGCGTCTTTCCTATAAGTCTGCGTTGAGTCGCCTGGTTCAGGGCTACACGGTCTATCTGCACAGAAACATCCAGGAGACTCCAGCACCCCGGAAACCCAGAACTAGGACGGCAGCTGGACCAGACAGAACCAACATGACCTGCTCAAGTAATCACACGTTTAATGATAGCCTTGTTGGTATCTCAACTGATAATGAGACTACCACACCAAAACCAACTGCTGACATTAGCAGAAGTTGTGAAACAGACTTTGGACTCAATGTGTCAAACAGAAGTGTTGAAACCTCTGAAGTGAACTTAAAGACACTCAACGGCACGACTGGAAACGAGGACGTTCAGGGTCTGTTAGTCATCGAGCTGCTGAGGAACGTGAGTCACAATGTGCAGCACCACCCCTGTGAGTCTCCGGCTATTCAACAAGCGTTGGTGACTCGTATTATTAACGCTCAGGACCTGGAGCGCAACAGGAACTTCTTCCAGTACCCGGAGAAGGTCTTCCAGAGCCTCCTCAGGCAGAGGAACGACTTCAAGATGAGGAGACACAAATAA
- the LOC119476365 gene encoding uncharacterized protein LOC119476365 isoform X2: MRGERRAAFGLNLTAELGNSSRVTCGGVGVVALALSLLFDQVAQQVRAQGSTEGDPSAQRSDKEIFGIGRSSRIGWIIHNYLRLVPGVANDREKMAEATERYDNWLKLELIDHYERMTTKKRMSSVSMQQWLVGAAVHLHMRIHQVRLHSVPPGSAESLRLSYKSALSRLVQGYTVYLHRNIQETPAPRKPRTRTAAGPDRTNMTCSSNHTFNDSLVGISTDNETTTPKPTADISRSCETDFGLNVSNRSVETSEVNLKTLNGTTGNEDVQGLLVIELLRNVSHNVQHHPCESPAIQQALVTRIINAQDLERNRNFFQYPEKVFQSLLRQRNDFKMRRHK; the protein is encoded by the exons ATGAGGGGTGAGCGGCGGGCGGCGTTCGGCCTCAACCTGACTGCAGAGCTGGGAAACAGCAGCAGGGTCACCTGTGGAGGAGTCGGGGTCGTCGCTCTGGCTCTGTCACTGCTGTTTGACCAGGTTGCACAACAA GTCCGAGCTCAGGGATCCACAGAGGGAGACCCATCAGCTCAGAGATCCGATAAGGAGATCTTTGGCATCGGCAGGTCTTCCAGGATCGGCTGGATCATCCACAACTACCTCCGCCTGGTCCCCGGCGTCGCCAACGACCGGGAGAAGATGGCCGAGGCCACGGAGCGCTACGACAACTGGCTGAAGCTCGAGCTGATCGACCACTACGAGAGGATGACCACGAAGAAGAGGATGAGTTCGGTGTCCATGCAGCAGTGGCTGGTGGGAGCTGCGGTTCATCTGCACATGAGGATTCACCAG GTTCGTCTGCACTCTGTTCCTCCAGGATCAGCCGAGTCGCTGCGTCTTTCCTATAAGTCTGCGTTGAGTCGCCTGGTTCAGGGCTACACGGTCTATCTGCACAGAAACATCCAGGAGACTCCAGCACCCCGGAAACCCAGAACTAGGACGGCAGCTGGACCAGACAGAACCAACATGACCTGCTCAAGTAATCACACGTTTAATGATAGCCTTGTTGGTATCTCAACTGATAATGAGACTACCACACCAAAACCAACTGCTGACATTAGCAGAAGTTGTGAAACAGACTTTGGACTCAATGTGTCAAACAGAAGTGTTGAAACCTCTGAAGTGAACTTAAAGACACTCAACGGCACGACTGGAAACGAGGACGTTCAGGGTCTGTTAGTCATCGAGCTGCTGAGGAACGTGAGTCACAATGTGCAGCACCACCCCTGTGAGTCTCCGGCTATTCAACAAGCGTTGGTGACTCGTATTATTAACGCTCAGGACCTGGAGCGCAACAGGAACTTCTTCCAGTACCCGGAGAAGGTCTTCCAGAGCCTCCTCAGGCAGAGGAACGACTTCAAGATGAGGAGACACAAATAA